One region of Camelina sativa cultivar DH55 chromosome 6, Cs, whole genome shotgun sequence genomic DNA includes:
- the LOC104791052 gene encoding BTB/POZ and TAZ domain-containing protein 2 produces MEAVLVAMSVSATKQDDDKISHNLTTTTSDVEIVTSGNRRIPAHSGVMALASPVLMNIIKKPVRRYRGCGSKRVIKILGVPCGAVSVFIKFLYSSSLTEDEMERYGIHLLALSHVYMVTQLKQRCSKGIVQRLTAENVVDVLQLARLCDAPDVCLRSMRLIHSQFKTVEVTEGWKFLQEHDPSLELDILQFIDDAESRKKRRRRNRKEQDLYMQLSEAMECIEHICKQGCTLVGPSNVVDNNNKSTMIAEKLKPCKAFSTCYGLQLLIRHFAVCKKRSNDKGCLRCKRMLQLFRLHSSVCDQPESCRVPLCRQFKKRGEQDKKMGEDTKWKLLVTRVVTAKAMSSLCQSKKNKSEEEAEKLIKTKELLDVCR; encoded by the exons atggAAGCTGTTCTTGTCGCCATGTCCGTATCCGCCACAAAACAAGACGACGATAAAATTTCACATAATCTAACCACGACGACGTCAGACGTTGAGATCGTTACTTCCGGTAACCGTCGGATTCCGGCACACTCCGGCGTTATG GCTTTGGCTTCACCGGTACTAATGAACATCATCAAGAAACCGGTGCGACGTTACAGAGGCTGTGGATCTAAAAGAGTCATTAAGATTCTTGGCGTTCCATGCGGCGCCGTTTCGGTGTTTATCAAATTCCTCTACTCTTCTag tttGACCGAGGATGAGATGGAAAGATATGGGATCCATCTGTTAGCGTTGTCTCATGTCTACATGGTCACGCAGCTGAAGCAACGTTGCTCAAAAGGCATCGTTCAGCGGTTAACAGCGGAGAACGTAGTCGACGTTCTCCAGCTGGCTCGGCTATGCGACGCACCCGATGTTTGCCTTCGATCTATGCGTCTGATCCATTCACAGTTTAAGACCGTTGAGGTGACCGAAGGATGGAAGTTTCTTCAAGAACATGATCCTTCCCTCGAGCTCGACATTCTCCAGTTCATCGATGACGCCGAATcg aggaagaaaagaagacgACGAAACAGGAAGGAACAGGATCTATACATGCAACTAAGCGAGGCAATGGAGTGCATAGAGCACATATGCAAGCAAGGTTGTACGTTGGTCGGTCCATCTAACGTagtagacaacaacaacaagtcaacGATGATTGCGGAGAAGTTGAAGCCTTGTAAGGCGTTCTCCACGTGCTATGGTCTCCAGCTTTTGATACGTCACTTTGCTGTATGCAAGAAGAGGAGTAACGACAAAGGTTGTCTTCGTTGCAAGCGGATGCTTCAACTCTTTAGACTCCATTCTTCTGTTTGTGATCAACCTGAATCTTGTCGCGTCCCTCTTTGCAG GCAATTTAAGAAAAGGGGAGAACAAGACAAGAAGATGGGTGAAGACACCAAGTGGAAGCTTTTGGTGACAAGGGTTGTAACTGCAAAAGCTATGTCTTCGTTATGTCAgtcaaagaagaacaaatctGAAGAGGAAGcagaaaaattaatcaaaacaaagGAGCTTTTGGACGTTTGTAGATAA